In a single window of the Salvelinus namaycush isolate Seneca chromosome 6, SaNama_1.0, whole genome shotgun sequence genome:
- the LOC120050003 gene encoding anoctamin-6-like yields the protein MDYVSETELEGDTEIEMGMVDDVVYSQEFLPTFESIPEGASVPKVEKAEFNGKSDSLFFNDGVRRIDFVLVYEDEDMKEIDKNRTFQKRKQRREYFEASLMKMGMELEAARSVVDEKLLFVKVHMPWDVLCTYAEVLHIKLPIQPNDLSTTSSPFNFLSCITRHFYPSEDLIAKETEYFTAPFEKDRLEYFYVKDRDLFFTPSMRSRMAYYILSRAPYEVRGNIKKFGVTKLLDGGVYKAAYPLHDCRFNVRSKEDECPNERYLLYNEWAHPKSFYKMQPLDLIRKYYGEKIGIYFAWLGFYTAMLALAAIVGLGCFIYGYTTQETSTWSKEVCDPLIGGNIVMCPQCDKECTYWRLNSTCESSKKLCIFDNYGTLVFAVFMAIWVTVFLEFWKRYQAELEYEWDTVEFLEQEEQPRPEYEAKCNHERINPVTRVKEKVPYTACGRCIRVSLGIGTVLFWIVLILASVVAIIVYRLAVFFSFSTRLQSDLKELEPFKEYVTAQMATSVTASIISFVVIMVLNILYERVAIWITDFELPRTRTDYENSLTLKMFLFQFVNYYSSCFYIAFAKGKVVGYPGQPVYLLGKYRNEECDPGGCLIELTTQLTVIMGGKAIWNNIQEVLLPWMKNLIFRYCTRVGSEKVIPRWEQDYQLQPIGKLGLFYEYLEMVIQFGFVTLFVASFPLAPVLALVNNLFEIRVDAWKIITQFRRMVPEKAQDIGAWQPILQGVAILAVASNAMIIAFTSDMIPRLVYYWSFSVYPYGDHSSHTMQGYINNTLSVFDIQDFSNKSRPLQTPYWFNNSTTCRYRDFRYPPGHHRQYEYSIYYWHVIAAKMAFIIVVEHIVYLTKFVLSYVIPDVPYTVREQIKREKYLSQVILHETNLKLVTKRLKPVADKILKHNEDKEEEMDLYF from the exons atggattatgtGTCCGAAACAGAATTGGAGGGCGACACGGAGATAGAGATGGGTATGGTAGATGACGTCG tCTATTCTCAGGAGTTTTTGCCAACCTTTGAGAGTATACCTGAGGGGGCATCAGTGCCCAAAGTGGAGAAG GCTGAGTTCAACGGCAAATCTGACTCTCTGTTCTTCAATGATGGGGTTAGACGGATCGACTTTGTCTTAGTCTATGAAGATGAGGACATGAAGGAGATTGACAAAAATAGAACGTTCCAGAAACGTAAA CAACGCAGAGAGTACTTTGAGGCCAGCTTGATGAAGATGGGGATGGAACTAGAGGCTGCCAGATCT GTGGTAGATGAGAAGCTGTTGTTCGTCAAGGTGCACATGCCCTGGGATGTGCTGTGTACCTACGCCGAGGTCCTCCACATCAAGCTGCCCATTCAGCCCAATGACCTGTCCACCACGTCCTCACCCTTCAACTTCCTCAGCTGCATCACCAGACACTTCTACCCCAGCGAGGACCTCATAGCCAAGGAGACGGAGTACTTTACTGCCCCGTTCGAGAAGGACAGGCTGGAGTACTTCTACGTGAAGGACCGGGACCTCTTCTTCACGCCATCCATGAGGAGTAGAATG GCCTACTACATCCTCAGCCGAGCCCCCTATGAGGTGCGAGGGAACATCAAGAAGTTTGGTGTCACAAAGCTGCTCGATGGGGGGGTGTACAAGGCTGCTTATCCCCTGCATGAT TGCAGATTCAACGTCAGGTCGAAAGAAGATGAGTGCCCCAATGAGAGATACCTCCTGTATAACGAGTGGGCTCACCCTAAAAGTTTCTATAAGATGCAGCCACTTGATCTCATAAG AAAGTATTATGGGGAGAAGATTGGAATTTACTTTGCTTGGCTGGGCTTCTATACAGCCATGCTAGCCCTCGCTGCCATTGTTGGACTTGGCTGTTTCATTTATGGGTACACGACTCAAGAAACAAGCACCTGGAG CAAAGAGGTGTGCGACCCTTTGATTGGAGGAAATATTGTGATGTGTCCGCAGTGTGATAAGGAGTGCACATACTGGAGGCTGAACAGCACCTGTGAATCTTCTAAA AAACTGTGCATATTTGATAACTATGGGACGCTGGTGTTTGCTGTCTTTATGGCCATTTGGG TGACCGTGTTTCTGGAGTTCTGGAAGCGCTACCAAGCAGAACTGGAGTATGAGTGGGACACCGTGGAGTTCCTGGAGCAGGAGGAGCAACCTCGTCCCGAGTATGAGGCCAAGTGTAACCACGAGAGAATCAACCCTGTCACACGG GTAAAAGAGAAAGTACCTTATACAGCCTGTGGACGGTGTATAAGAGTGTCTTTAGGAATCGGGACCGTCTTATTCTGG ATTGTGTTGATCCTAGCATCAGTGGTGGCCATCATCGTATACCGACTGGCAGTGTTCTTCTCATTTTCGACGAGACTCCAGTCTGACCTAAAGGAGCTCGAACCGTTTAAGGAGTATGTGACCGCACAAATGGCCACCTCCGTCACTGCTTCTATCATCAGCTTCGTAGTAATCATGGTGCTCAACATCCTGTATGAGAGGGTTGCCATCTGGATCACTGACTTCG AGCTACCAAGGACCAGGACGGATTATGAGAACAGTCTGACTCTGAAGATGTTCCTGTTCCAGTTTGTCAACTACTACTCCTCCTGCTTCTACATTGCCTTTGCCAAAGGGAAAGTGGTTGGTTACCCTGGGCAACCTGTTTACCTGCTGGGAAAGTACAGGAATGAGGAG TGTGATCCAGGAGGATGCCTGATTGAGTTGACAACCCAGCTCACTGTCATCATGGGCGGTAAAGCCATCTGGAATAACATTCAGGAGGTGTTGCTGCC GTGGATGAAGAATTTGATATTCCGCTACTGCACACGTGTGGGGTCTGAAAAAGTGATTCCGCGCTGGGAGCAGGACTATCAGTTGCAGCCCATTGGGAAGCTGGGCCTCTTCTATGAATACCTGGAGATGG TGATCCAGTTTGGTTTTGTGACTCTGTTCGTGGCCTCCTTCCCCCTGGCTCCTGTCCTGGCTCTGGTCAATAACCTCTTTGAGATCCGGGTGGACGCCTGGAAGATCATCACCCAGTTCCGCCGCATGGTTCCAGAGAAGGCCCAAGACATCGGGGCGTGGCAACCCATTCTCCAAGGTGTCGCCATCTTGGCTGTGGCATCAAAT GCCATGATCATTGCCTTCACATCAGACATGATCCCACGATTGGTTTACTACTGGTCTTTCTCTGTGTATCCCTATGGAGACCATTCCAGTCACACCATGCAGGGCTACATCAACAACACGCTCTCTGTGTTCGACATCCAGGACTTCTCCAACAAGAGCCGGCCCTTGCAAACACCTTACTGGTTCAATAACAGCACCACCTGCAG ATATCGAGATTTCAGATATCCACCAGGACACCACAGACAATATGAATACAGTATCTACTACTGGCATGTGATAGCTGCCAAGATGGCTTTCATAATAGTTGTAGAG CACATTGTATACCTGACCAAGTTCGTTCTGTCCTACGTGATCCCGGACGTGCCTTACACAGTGAGGGAACAGATCAAACGAGAGAAGTACTTGAGCCAGGTCATCCTTCACGAGACCAACCTCAAACTGGTGACCAAACGCTTAAAGCCTGTCGCTGATAAGATACTTAAACACAATGAGGacaaggaggaggagatggaccTTTACTTTTAA